The Pseudomonas sp. G2-4 genome window below encodes:
- a CDS encoding RimK family protein: MSAVQGDLREVSEQNRLTAISNLTYLSSASRLQNQVVIIVERKEDWASYFPSDDVMSAQEYLEQPLESEAGKRVQVINLCRSYKYLGHGYYCSLLAEARDHKVIPSVRTISELTRKSLYSLALDDLDKALDKALNNHLYSNIEGFTLTLYFGKTNLEPLQELTRQIFEIFPCPILLVEFRKSNSWHIEGIKPGVLQKLREDQEDQFSNSLDSFSRKIWRVARSPRVARYDLAILHDPQESLPPSNAKALESFIRVGKGLGIDVDLIEKKDYSRIAEYDALLIRETTSVDNHTYRFAKKAESEGLVVMDDPTSILRCTNKVYLTDLLKSHQLGMPATEILYKERPEDFERVGERLGFPLVLKIPDGCFSRGVIKVESQQALLDATAELFEHSVLLLAQEFFYTEYDWRIGVLNRKPIFACQYFMSKGHWQIYNHKAKGQDINGECRTLAVHEAPRAVVELAVKTANLIGDGLYGVDLKQSGDKVVVIEVNDNPNMDAGIEDAYLQDDLYSLVLEEFIRRLELKRRGQAW, encoded by the coding sequence ATGTCAGCGGTACAGGGTGATTTGCGTGAAGTATCAGAGCAAAATCGGCTAACGGCAATATCAAACCTTACTTATTTATCGAGCGCATCCAGACTGCAAAACCAAGTCGTTATTATTGTTGAGCGAAAAGAAGACTGGGCGTCTTATTTCCCATCAGACGATGTGATGAGTGCCCAGGAATATCTTGAACAACCCCTTGAAAGCGAGGCTGGCAAGCGTGTTCAGGTTATCAATCTGTGTCGGAGCTACAAGTACCTAGGACACGGGTATTACTGTTCATTGCTGGCAGAAGCACGCGATCATAAAGTTATTCCGTCTGTGCGAACCATCAGCGAGTTGACCCGAAAGTCACTGTACAGCCTAGCGTTGGATGACTTGGACAAGGCGCTGGACAAAGCACTGAATAACCACCTTTATAGTAATATCGAAGGATTCACGCTCACTCTTTACTTTGGCAAAACCAACCTTGAGCCTTTGCAGGAACTGACCCGGCAAATTTTCGAAATTTTCCCATGTCCGATCCTCTTGGTGGAGTTCCGTAAAAGCAATAGTTGGCACATTGAGGGGATAAAGCCTGGCGTCTTGCAAAAGCTACGCGAAGACCAGGAGGATCAATTTTCCAACTCGCTGGACAGTTTCAGCCGCAAGATCTGGCGAGTAGCGCGGTCACCCCGCGTGGCCCGTTACGACCTGGCCATATTGCATGACCCACAAGAATCGCTGCCGCCTTCCAATGCCAAGGCACTGGAAAGTTTTATCAGGGTGGGCAAAGGTCTGGGCATCGATGTCGATCTGATCGAAAAGAAAGACTACTCACGAATAGCCGAGTATGACGCCCTGCTGATTCGCGAAACCACCAGCGTGGATAACCACACCTATCGCTTCGCCAAGAAGGCGGAAAGCGAAGGCCTGGTGGTGATGGACGATCCCACTTCAATCCTGCGCTGTACCAACAAGGTGTACCTGACTGATCTGCTCAAAAGCCATCAATTGGGTATGCCGGCAACCGAGATTCTCTACAAGGAGCGACCGGAAGACTTCGAGCGAGTCGGTGAACGCCTGGGCTTTCCATTAGTGCTGAAGATTCCCGATGGTTGTTTTTCCCGTGGCGTAATCAAGGTTGAAAGCCAACAGGCGCTGCTGGATGCCACCGCTGAGCTCTTCGAGCACTCGGTATTGCTACTGGCTCAGGAGTTCTTCTACACCGAGTACGACTGGCGCATCGGCGTACTCAACCGCAAACCGATTTTCGCCTGCCAGTACTTCATGTCCAAAGGTCACTGGCAAATCTACAACCACAAAGCCAAGGGCCAGGACATTAATGGGGAATGCCGCACCTTGGCGGTTCACGAAGCACCGCGGGCGGTGGTGGAGCTGGCGGTGAAGACCGCGAATCTCATTGGCGATGGTTTGTACGGGGTCGATCTGAAACAGTCGGGGGATAAGGTGGTGGTAATCGAGGTTAACGACAACCCGAACATGGACGCGGGCATCGAAGACGCATACTTGCAAGACGACCTGTATTCCTTGGTTCTGGAAGAGTTCATTCGCCGCCTTGAGCTGAAACGTCGCGGTCAGGCCTGGTGA
- a CDS encoding type II toxin-antitoxin system ParD family antitoxin has translation MATRNVVLTPHQEQVIQDLVQSGRYQNASEVMREGLRLLEQRVAEDTAKIEALRKATSIGIMDLEHGRFTQVNEGDLEHCLEGLSLDATLPAR, from the coding sequence ATGGCGACGCGAAACGTTGTGCTCACCCCTCACCAGGAACAGGTTATCCAGGACCTGGTGCAGTCCGGCCGTTATCAAAATGCCAGCGAGGTAATGCGAGAAGGCTTACGGCTATTGGAGCAACGCGTCGCCGAAGACACCGCCAAAATTGAGGCCCTGCGTAAGGCGACCTCGATCGGCATCATGGACCTTGAACACGGGCGCTTTACTCAGGTGAACGAAGGGGATTTGGAGCACTGCCTCGAGGGCTTGAGCCTGGACGCCACCCTCCCCGCGCGCTAA
- a CDS encoding winged helix-turn-helix domain-containing protein — translation MVYLCSHPNRVLTHQQLLKAVWGQYASPPSIHGRRA, via the coding sequence CTGGTCTATCTTTGCTCACATCCGAACCGAGTCCTTACGCATCAGCAACTGCTCAAGGCTGTGTGGGGCCAATACGCCTCACCTCCGAGTATTCATGGAAGGCGGGCGTAA
- a CDS encoding GNAT family N-acetyltransferase/peptidase C39 family protein encodes MNLVFRKATHDDLKSLLELENQCFTHDRLTPRSFQWMIGRAHASLIVAQAESQLMGYCLVLFHRGTSLARLYSIAIATHSRGLGLGKQLLDQAEECARANDCAYLRLEVRPDNPVAISLYERNGYRRFAVVNDYYEDHLHALRLEKRVVQHRENRELQVPYYQQTTEFTCGPACLLMAMKALQPDRLIGRRDELQIWREATTVFMTSGHGGCSPQGLALAAWRRGFRVRLQVSITGPLFLDGVRDEHKKEVMRLVHEAFCSELAQSDVEQVSSNQLDLALALKEGGQPLVLISSYRLTRSKAPHWVIVTDYDEDFVYLHDPDIDHSQHRQALDCQHLPVSHKAFDKMCVFGGSKLRASVTIYAREQSSRGVSNACATEALDQ; translated from the coding sequence ATGAATCTGGTATTTCGCAAGGCGACACATGATGACCTGAAGTCTCTGCTGGAACTGGAAAACCAGTGCTTTACTCATGACCGGCTCACGCCGCGCAGTTTCCAGTGGATGATCGGCCGAGCCCATGCCAGCCTGATCGTCGCGCAGGCCGAGAGCCAATTGATGGGCTACTGCCTGGTCTTGTTCCACCGCGGCACCTCGCTGGCGCGTCTGTACTCCATCGCCATCGCCACCCATAGTCGTGGCCTGGGCTTGGGGAAACAGCTACTGGATCAGGCGGAAGAGTGCGCACGCGCGAACGACTGCGCCTACCTGCGACTGGAAGTCCGACCGGATAATCCGGTTGCCATCAGTCTTTATGAGCGCAATGGGTACCGGCGCTTCGCCGTGGTAAACGACTACTACGAAGACCATTTGCATGCGCTGCGCTTGGAAAAGCGCGTTGTGCAGCATCGGGAAAACCGTGAGCTCCAGGTACCTTACTACCAACAGACCACTGAGTTTACCTGCGGCCCGGCTTGCCTCTTGATGGCCATGAAGGCATTGCAACCTGATCGTTTAATCGGGCGTAGGGACGAACTGCAGATCTGGCGTGAAGCCACCACGGTGTTCATGACTTCAGGGCACGGTGGTTGCAGTCCCCAAGGGTTGGCACTCGCGGCCTGGCGCCGGGGGTTTCGAGTACGCTTGCAAGTGAGTATCACAGGTCCGCTATTTCTCGACGGCGTGCGCGACGAGCATAAAAAAGAAGTAATGCGCCTGGTACACGAAGCGTTCTGCAGCGAGCTCGCGCAGAGTGATGTGGAGCAGGTGAGCAGCAACCAACTGGACCTGGCCCTCGCACTGAAGGAGGGCGGTCAACCCCTGGTGTTGATCAGCAGCTACCGACTGACGCGCTCAAAAGCCCCACACTGGGTCATTGTCACTGATTACGATGAGGACTTCGTCTACCTGCATGATCCAGATATTGATCATAGTCAGCACCGTCAGGCACTTGATTGCCAGCACCTTCCCGTCAGCCACAAGGCGTTCGACAAAATGTGTGTTTTCGGCGGCAGTAAGTTGCGCGCTTCCGTGACGATTTACGCTCGTGAGCAGTCCAGCAGGGGCGTTTCAAATGCCTGCGCCACAGAAGCTTTGGATCAGTGA
- a CDS encoding type II toxin-antitoxin system RelE/ParE family toxin, translated as MLQYRISNAARADIVDILRLSQTQFGDQARQRYQALILTALQAIADTPYRVGSHDLDELAPGLRSYHLIYLRQQAKHPHGTVKSPRHVVFYRVASDDVIEVVRLLHDAMEVQLHLPND; from the coding sequence ATGCTGCAGTATCGGATTTCCAACGCCGCGCGCGCCGACATTGTCGACATCCTAAGGCTCTCCCAGACGCAGTTCGGCGATCAAGCACGCCAGCGCTATCAGGCGCTGATCCTCACGGCGCTGCAAGCGATTGCCGACACGCCTTATCGAGTTGGCAGCCACGACCTCGATGAGCTTGCACCGGGCCTTCGCAGCTATCACCTTATCTATTTACGGCAGCAGGCTAAACACCCCCATGGAACGGTCAAAAGCCCTCGCCATGTCGTGTTCTATCGCGTGGCAAGCGACGACGTGATCGAGGTCGTCAGACTCCTTCATGACGCCATGGAAGTGCAGTTGCACCTGCCTAACGATTGA
- a CDS encoding LysR family transcriptional regulator, whose protein sequence is MNRNDLRRVDLNLLIVFETLMHERSVTRAAEKLFLGQPAISAALSRLRSLFDDPLFVRTGRSMEPSARAVEIFALLSPALDSISTAVSRAAEFDPATSTSVFRIGLSDDAEFALLPMLLKRLRAEAPGIVLVVRRVNYILMPGLLASGEISIGVSYTEDLPANAKRKVLRRSMPKVLRADTAPGRLTLDEFCVRPHALVSFAGDLSGFIDEELGKLDRKRHVVLAVPQFNGLSTLLAGTDIIAIVPDYTADALTAAGGVRAEDPPLPVRSFELHMAWRGSQDNDPGERWLRSRIQMFFGDPDSL, encoded by the coding sequence ATGAATCGTAATGACCTGCGTCGTGTCGACCTGAACCTGTTGATCGTGTTCGAAACACTGATGCATGAACGCAGTGTAACCCGCGCTGCCGAGAAACTGTTTCTTGGCCAACCGGCCATCAGCGCCGCGCTGTCGCGCCTGCGCAGCCTGTTCGATGATCCGTTGTTCGTGCGCACCGGCCGCAGCATGGAGCCGTCGGCGCGAGCAGTCGAGATCTTCGCCCTGCTCTCCCCAGCCCTGGATTCGATTTCCACGGCGGTCAGCCGGGCGGCGGAGTTCGACCCGGCCACCAGCACCTCGGTGTTCCGCATCGGTCTGTCGGACGACGCCGAGTTCGCCCTGCTGCCCATGCTGCTCAAACGCCTGCGGGCCGAAGCACCGGGCATTGTCCTGGTGGTGCGTCGGGTCAACTACATTCTGATGCCAGGGTTGCTGGCCTCCGGGGAAATCTCCATCGGTGTCAGCTATACCGAAGATCTGCCGGCCAACGCCAAGCGCAAAGTCTTGCGGCGCAGCATGCCCAAAGTGCTGCGGGCTGACACGGCCCCAGGACGGCTGACCCTGGACGAATTCTGCGTCCGGCCCCATGCGCTGGTGTCCTTCGCCGGTGACTTGAGCGGTTTTATCGACGAAGAGTTGGGAAAACTCGACCGCAAGCGTCATGTGGTCTTGGCCGTACCGCAGTTCAATGGCCTGAGCACACTGCTGGCAGGCACTGACATCATCGCCATCGTGCCCGACTACACTGCCGACGCACTGACCGCCGCTGGTGGCGTACGCGCCGAAGACCCACCGCTTCCGGTGCGCAGCTTTGAGCTGCACATGGCCTGGCGCGGGTCCCAGGATAACGACCCGGGCGAGCGTTGGTTGCGTTCGCGGATTCAGATGTTCTTTGGGGACCCCGATAGCCTTTAA
- a CDS encoding magnesium transporter CorA family protein yields MIKSFLLANGALVPVEQLNADVMLFSNPDAAERDLLRSEFKLDDHALASALDPDEVSRIEFHPDNLFLIWKRPESYSGGDSLAFEVSSFGLLFSKTRLLIIATDDSQLSGLGQRHPLHTTQDVLLDILFNNLHHYLGHLKVIKMVARELQQKFNASMENRHLVQMFNLSESLIYYINAIHSNGAVLTRLRNHAEKEHFSVEAIALIDDLIIENTQCNKQAEIYSRVFAGLIDARGNLMNNTMNNLLRKLTLINVVFLPLNLIASIGGMSEFSMMTSAVPWWVAYPLFLTGMVVAGGLMVIALKRLTRASSSMNGPH; encoded by the coding sequence GTGATCAAGAGTTTCCTACTCGCCAATGGGGCGCTGGTACCGGTTGAACAGCTCAATGCTGATGTGATGTTGTTCAGCAATCCCGATGCGGCAGAACGAGATCTGTTGCGCAGCGAGTTCAAACTGGACGATCACGCGCTGGCTTCGGCACTGGATCCGGACGAAGTCTCACGCATCGAATTCCATCCGGATAACCTGTTCTTGATCTGGAAGCGTCCGGAAAGTTACTCGGGCGGAGATAGCCTGGCCTTTGAGGTCTCATCGTTCGGCTTGCTCTTCTCTAAAACACGCTTGCTGATAATCGCGACTGACGACTCCCAGTTGAGTGGATTGGGGCAGCGGCACCCCTTGCACACAACGCAAGATGTGCTGCTGGACATACTGTTCAACAACCTCCACCACTACCTGGGTCACCTCAAGGTGATCAAGATGGTGGCTCGCGAGCTGCAGCAGAAATTCAACGCCTCGATGGAGAATCGACATCTGGTCCAGATGTTTAACCTCAGCGAAAGCCTGATCTACTACATCAATGCGATTCACAGCAATGGCGCTGTCCTGACTCGGCTGCGCAACCATGCGGAAAAAGAGCACTTCAGTGTCGAGGCGATTGCGCTTATCGACGATTTGATCATCGAAAACACCCAGTGCAACAAACAGGCGGAAATCTACTCCAGGGTGTTTGCCGGCTTGATCGACGCACGCGGCAATTTGATGAACAACACCATGAACAACCTGTTACGCAAACTGACGCTGATCAATGTGGTTTTCCTGCCTCTCAACCTGATCGCTAGCATTGGTGGCATGTCCGAGTTCAGCATGATGACCTCAGCCGTTCCCTGGTGGGTTGCCTATCCGCTTTTTCTCACGGGAATGGTCGTAGCCGGGGGCCTGATGGTTATCGCGCTCAAGCGTCTGACACGTGCTTCATCCAGCATGAATGGCCCGCATTGA
- a CDS encoding site-specific integrase, with product MPPDNAVVFKRKLSDALIRSLTEPGKHADGEVPGLYLEVRASSKVGKSPSKVWRLKYRLHGKENRFSIGAYPDIGLKEARDIARGARRDVANQTAPLKAKTAKIEAHLLNEVRTFEYVAKQWMTFKSAELVTKSISGFNGALNNHILPVIGKKPVGEIKLEHITTIITELRRQRTMAMARRVRTIIRAVLGFAEGRGWVERNVALSNIEELKIRHVVTSNPAIERPADLGRFLLRLDDCNDGSVAAAMRLLVMLPVRPGELVRMRWEDVDLVGADWRYVVSKTKHLDKSKHIVPLPEQALVQLRELHKTRVVDEEGKGWVFVSPVYPGRPINPTSMLKSFQRIWPEYNITAHGFRATYRTIAHEHLGIDPIVLELSLSHRMPGALGAVYARAQLLVQRREAAQQWANYLDQLRQNAAHVTSD from the coding sequence ATGCCCCCAGATAATGCGGTCGTTTTCAAACGAAAACTCAGCGATGCCTTGATCCGCTCCCTGACAGAACCTGGCAAACACGCCGATGGCGAAGTCCCTGGCCTCTACTTGGAGGTCAGGGCGTCGAGCAAGGTCGGCAAATCCCCTTCCAAGGTGTGGCGATTGAAGTATCGGCTGCATGGCAAGGAAAACCGCTTCTCCATCGGCGCTTACCCCGACATTGGTCTCAAGGAGGCGCGCGACATCGCCCGCGGCGCACGCCGCGACGTGGCTAACCAAACCGCACCGCTCAAGGCCAAGACCGCCAAGATCGAAGCGCACCTGCTCAACGAGGTGCGCACCTTCGAATACGTAGCCAAGCAATGGATGACGTTCAAGTCTGCCGAGCTGGTAACCAAATCCATCTCGGGGTTTAACGGAGCGCTGAACAACCACATTTTGCCCGTGATTGGTAAAAAACCGGTCGGCGAGATCAAGCTGGAGCACATCACCACAATCATTACGGAGTTGCGACGTCAGCGCACCATGGCCATGGCCCGGCGCGTGCGTACCATCATCCGTGCCGTTCTGGGTTTTGCCGAGGGGCGCGGATGGGTGGAACGCAATGTGGCGCTCAGCAACATTGAGGAGTTGAAGATCCGCCATGTCGTGACCAGCAACCCAGCGATCGAAAGGCCAGCCGACCTAGGCAGGTTTCTCCTGCGTCTGGATGACTGCAACGACGGCAGCGTTGCCGCCGCAATGCGTCTGCTGGTCATGTTGCCGGTCCGCCCAGGCGAACTGGTGCGGATGCGCTGGGAAGATGTCGACTTGGTGGGCGCCGATTGGCGTTATGTGGTGAGCAAGACCAAGCATCTGGATAAGAGCAAGCACATCGTGCCGTTGCCTGAGCAAGCCTTGGTTCAGTTACGCGAGCTACATAAAACCCGCGTGGTGGATGAAGAAGGCAAAGGCTGGGTGTTCGTCTCGCCGGTCTATCCGGGTCGTCCCATAAACCCGACCTCCATGCTCAAGTCCTTTCAGCGTATCTGGCCGGAGTACAACATCACTGCCCACGGCTTTCGCGCCACCTACCGGACCATTGCCCATGAGCACTTAGGTATCGATCCAATCGTGCTCGAACTGTCCTTATCCCACCGGATGCCAGGTGCGTTGGGGGCTGTGTATGCCCGCGCGCAATTACTAGTGCAACGCCGGGAGGCGGCTCAACAATGGGCGAACTACTTAGACCAGTTGCGGCAAAACGCTGCGCACGTGACCTCAGATTGA